The following are encoded in a window of Emcibacter sp. SYSU 3D8 genomic DNA:
- a CDS encoding P1 family peptidase, whose amino-acid sequence MIRPGPRNLITDLDGLRVGNAGDLGLRSGTTVLLPDWPMTMAVDVRGGAPGTRDTEALAADTLVERFHALVLSGGSVFGLAAADGVTGWLSAQGIGLPLGPRAVPVVPSAILFDLANGGDKDWGEANPYPALGRAACEAASRDFPLGNVGAGIGAKAGSLKGGLGSASAFGGDGLQVGAIVGANPFGEMVMPGGTFWAWALELDGEWGGRAPGRIDGPLPDGFPPGPPPVSNTVIAAVATNLDLTKAQATRLAMMAQDGIARAVRPAHTPFDGDTVFAVATGTLRREVTPRLLAEAGAMAADCLARAMARAVFAAGPLGDKPSWRQLYG is encoded by the coding sequence ATGATAAGGCCTGGACCGCGTAATCTCATCACCGATCTGGACGGACTGAGAGTCGGCAACGCCGGCGACCTCGGCCTGCGCAGCGGCACCACCGTGCTGCTGCCCGACTGGCCCATGACCATGGCGGTCGATGTGCGCGGCGGCGCGCCCGGCACCCGCGACACCGAGGCGCTGGCCGCCGACACGCTGGTCGAGCGGTTCCATGCGCTGGTGCTCAGCGGCGGCTCGGTATTCGGGCTTGCCGCCGCCGACGGCGTCACCGGCTGGCTGTCGGCGCAGGGCATCGGCCTGCCGCTGGGCCCGCGGGCCGTGCCGGTGGTGCCGTCCGCCATCCTGTTCGACCTGGCCAATGGCGGCGACAAGGACTGGGGCGAGGCCAATCCCTATCCGGCGCTGGGGCGCGCCGCCTGCGAGGCGGCCAGCCGGGATTTCCCGCTGGGCAATGTGGGCGCGGGCATCGGCGCCAAGGCCGGCTCGCTCAAGGGCGGGCTGGGCAGCGCCTCGGCGTTCGGCGGCGATGGATTGCAGGTCGGCGCCATCGTCGGGGCCAATCCGTTCGGCGAGATGGTGATGCCCGGCGGCACGTTCTGGGCCTGGGCGCTGGAGCTGGACGGCGAGTGGGGCGGCCGCGCGCCCGGCCGCATCGACGGCCCGCTGCCCGATGGCTTTCCGCCCGGACCGCCGCCGGTTTCCAACACGGTGATCGCGGCGGTTGCCACCAATCTCGATCTCACCAAGGCGCAGGCGACACGGCTTGCCATGATGGCCCAGGACGGCATCGCCCGCGCGGTGCGCCCGGCGCACACGCCGTTCGATGGCGATACGGTGTTCGCGGTGGCGACCGGCACGCTGCGCCGCGAGGTAACGCCGCGCCTGCTGGCCGAAGCCGGCGCCATGGCCGCCGATTGCCTGGCCCGCGCCATGGCCCGCGCGGTGTTCGCCGCCGGGCCGCTGGGCGACAAGCCGTCGTGGCGGCAGCTCTACGGCTGA
- the rpmH gene encoding 50S ribosomal protein L34: MKRTYQPSKLVRARRHGFRARMATVGGRQVLKARRARGRKRLSA; encoded by the coding sequence ATGAAACGCACTTACCAACCTTCGAAGCTGGTCCGCGCCCGGCGGCACGGCTTTCGCGCGCGCATGGCCACCGTTGGCGGCCGCCAAGTCCTGAAGGCGCGCCGCGCCCGGGGACGCAAGCGCCTCAGCGCCTGA
- the ggt gene encoding gamma-glutamyltransferase, translating to MTARFLLTGVLLLLPFSALADAANPPAARSPVNAATQMVASANPYATDAGLEILRRGGSAVDAAIAVELVLTLVEPQSSGIGGGAFLLYWDDQAKTLQAYDGRETAPSAVDETLFLDASGGPRGKSDAVPGGQSAGVPGVVRMLAMAHKAHGRLGWAELFQPAIKLARDGFVVSPRFTYLISNDKHLKKFPETAAYFFDAKGEPVQPGTVLKNPALANTLEILAADPEAFYTGPIAADIAAAIQNTPINPGKLTEQDIAGYQPRLREPVCVPYRVWRICGMGPPSSGGIAVGQTLGILEGLGIDKVRPMSAEAVNLFAESARLAYADRATWLGDTDFVHVPVAGLIDPSYIASRRALVTPGSVMPDAPAGLPPGAREAYRTVEPSEIPATTHFSIVDRWGGTVAMTASIEDAFGDRMMVRGFLLNNELTDFSFAPEAGGKPVANRVQGGKRPLSSMSPTIVFDAEGRPVATLGSPGGPLIIGFVAKTLVGVLDWKLNIQDAIALPNLVYFGGNLIMERDSALWQQKDALAAMGYQMREGSLVSGLHGIVIHYDDNGGRTLEGGADPRREGTAAGD from the coding sequence ATGACCGCCCGCTTCCTGCTGACCGGCGTCCTGCTGCTGCTGCCGTTCTCGGCGCTCGCCGACGCCGCCAATCCTCCCGCCGCCCGTTCGCCGGTGAACGCGGCAACGCAGATGGTCGCCTCGGCCAATCCCTATGCCACCGATGCCGGCCTCGAAATCCTGCGGCGCGGCGGCAGCGCCGTCGACGCGGCGATCGCTGTAGAGCTGGTGCTGACCCTGGTGGAGCCGCAATCGTCGGGCATCGGCGGCGGCGCGTTCCTGCTGTACTGGGATGACCAGGCGAAGACCCTACAGGCCTATGACGGACGCGAGACCGCGCCATCGGCCGTCGACGAGACGCTGTTCCTCGATGCGTCCGGCGGCCCGCGCGGCAAGAGCGACGCGGTTCCCGGCGGCCAGTCCGCCGGCGTTCCCGGCGTTGTCCGCATGCTCGCCATGGCCCACAAGGCGCATGGCAGGCTGGGCTGGGCCGAACTGTTCCAGCCGGCGATCAAGCTGGCGCGGGACGGCTTCGTGGTCTCGCCCCGCTTCACCTACCTGATCAGCAACGACAAGCACCTGAAGAAATTCCCCGAGACCGCCGCCTATTTCTTCGACGCCAAAGGCGAGCCGGTGCAGCCGGGCACCGTGCTGAAAAATCCGGCGCTGGCCAACACGCTGGAGATTCTCGCCGCCGACCCGGAGGCGTTCTACACCGGCCCCATCGCCGCCGACATCGCCGCGGCCATCCAGAACACGCCGATCAATCCGGGCAAGCTGACCGAACAGGACATTGCCGGCTATCAGCCCAGGCTGCGTGAGCCGGTCTGCGTCCCCTACCGGGTCTGGAGAATCTGTGGCATGGGTCCGCCCTCGTCGGGCGGCATTGCCGTCGGCCAGACGCTGGGCATCCTGGAAGGGCTGGGAATCGACAAGGTCCGGCCGATGAGCGCCGAAGCCGTCAACCTGTTCGCGGAATCCGCCAGGCTGGCCTATGCCGATCGGGCCACCTGGCTGGGCGACACCGACTTCGTCCACGTGCCGGTCGCCGGACTGATCGATCCCAGCTATATCGCCAGCCGCCGCGCGCTGGTCACGCCCGGTTCGGTGATGCCGGATGCACCCGCCGGCCTGCCGCCCGGCGCGCGGGAGGCATACCGGACCGTGGAGCCGTCAGAAATCCCCGCGACCACCCACTTTTCCATCGTCGACCGCTGGGGAGGCACCGTCGCCATGACGGCGAGCATCGAGGACGCCTTCGGCGACCGGATGATGGTACGCGGCTTCCTGCTGAACAACGAGCTGACCGATTTCAGCTTCGCGCCCGAGGCCGGCGGCAAGCCGGTCGCCAACCGGGTGCAGGGCGGCAAGCGGCCGCTGAGTTCCATGTCGCCCACTATCGTGTTCGACGCCGAAGGCCGGCCGGTGGCGACGCTTGGCTCGCCGGGCGGACCGTTGATCATCGGCTTTGTCGCCAAGACGCTGGTGGGCGTGCTGGACTGGAAGCTGAATATCCAGGATGCCATCGCGCTGCCCAATCTGGTCTATTTCGGGGGCAACCTGATCATGGAGCGCGACAGCGCCCTGTGGCAGCAGAAGGATGCGCTGGCCGCCATGGGCTATCAGATGCGCGAGGGTTCGCTTGTCAGCGGCCTGCACGGTATCGTGATCCATTACGACGACAACGGCGGCCGGACCCTGGAAGGCGGCGCCGACCCGCGGCGAGAAGGCACGGCAGCGGGCGACTGA
- the rnpA gene encoding ribonuclease P protein component, which translates to MADTDTEMVALDRLKRRGDFLRVARGAKWVAPGLILQAAKRPAGDQAAARIGFTVSRKVGGSVERNRARRRLREAARLVMTAAARPAIDYVLIGRHTTLTRSWPQLIHDLETALSRIRIDETAR; encoded by the coding sequence ATGGCTGACACCGACACGGAAATGGTCGCCCTGGACCGCTTGAAGCGGCGGGGCGATTTCCTGCGTGTGGCCCGGGGCGCCAAATGGGTCGCACCCGGACTGATTCTGCAGGCCGCGAAGCGTCCTGCCGGCGATCAGGCCGCCGCCCGCATCGGTTTCACCGTCAGCCGCAAGGTCGGCGGCTCGGTCGAACGCAACCGCGCCCGGCGGCGTTTGCGCGAGGCCGCGCGGCTGGTCATGACTGCCGCGGCGCGGCCCGCTATTGATTATGTGCTGATTGGCAGGCATACAACGCTCACCCGCTCGTGGCCCCAGCTGATCCACGACCTCGAAACCGCCCTCAGCCGCATCCGGATCGACGAGACCGCACGATGA
- the pip gene encoding prolyl aminopeptidase — MTALYPDIEPHARGMLDVGDGQSIYWESCGNPSGRPAVMLHGGPGSGCTPGMRRIFDPHAYRIILFDQRGSGRSRPHASASEADLSVNTTDHLIADMETLRNHLGVARWLVWGGSWGSTLALAYAQTHPARVRALILCSVTTTTQTEIDRITQGVGRFIPDAWRRFQEGIPPQERTGHVIADYHRLLVDQDPATCDKAARDWCDWEQAVLAAATDLEPHPRYDSPVFRLGFARLVTHYWLHAAWLEDGVLLRGASTLANIPGIMIHGLMDIGSPLITARRLAGKWPGSELVVIGGAGHDTRSPGMNEAMVAATDRLATLLS; from the coding sequence ATGACGGCCCTCTATCCCGACATCGAGCCCCACGCCCGCGGCATGCTCGATGTGGGCGACGGTCAGTCAATCTACTGGGAGTCGTGCGGCAACCCGTCGGGTCGGCCCGCCGTGATGCTGCATGGCGGTCCCGGATCCGGATGTACCCCCGGCATGCGTCGAATATTCGATCCGCACGCCTACAGGATCATCCTGTTCGATCAGCGGGGCAGTGGCCGAAGCCGCCCCCATGCCAGCGCATCCGAAGCCGACCTGTCGGTCAACACGACCGACCACCTGATTGCAGATATGGAGACGCTTCGGAATCACCTGGGTGTGGCACGCTGGCTGGTATGGGGCGGATCGTGGGGATCAACCCTGGCGCTGGCCTATGCCCAAACGCACCCTGCCCGCGTTCGCGCTCTCATATTGTGTAGCGTCACCACCACGACACAAACGGAAATCGACCGGATCACGCAAGGCGTCGGCAGGTTCATCCCTGACGCATGGAGGCGATTCCAGGAGGGTATTCCCCCACAGGAACGCACCGGCCACGTCATCGCGGACTATCATCGGCTGTTGGTGGATCAGGATCCGGCAACCTGCGACAAGGCAGCGCGGGACTGGTGCGACTGGGAGCAGGCCGTGCTTGCGGCGGCCACCGACCTTGAGCCACATCCCCGGTACGACAGCCCGGTCTTTCGGCTCGGCTTTGCGCGGCTGGTGACCCATTACTGGCTGCATGCCGCCTGGCTTGAGGACGGCGTGCTGTTGCGAGGAGCCAGCACCCTCGCAAACATACCGGGCATCATGATCCACGGCCTGATGGATATAGGCAGTCCGCTGATCACAGCACGGCGCCTTGCCGGAAAGTGGCCCGGCAGTGAACTGGTGGTCATTGGCGGAGCCGGTCATGACACGCGGAGTCCCGGCATGAACGAGGCCATGGTCGCGGCTACAGACCGCCTTGCGACGCTGCTTTCCTGA
- a CDS encoding DsbA family protein translates to MTLSVDVHWSFRSPYSYLATRRLAELRQRYDLEIVFRPVYPLAVRKADFFTSVNPAWVKYVQRDAPRLAEFLGLPFRWPKPDPIVQDMATLKIAEGQPYIRRLTRMGQAAADSGRGIEFAYEVSALLWGGTRGWNEGDHLRDAVLRAGLAIEELDAAIDADPEGYDTRIAANQNALEAAGHWGVPTMVFEGEPFFGQDRIDLLVWRLKQRGLAVRN, encoded by the coding sequence ATGACCCTGTCGGTGGATGTCCACTGGTCGTTCCGCAGCCCGTATTCCTATCTGGCGACACGCCGCCTTGCCGAGCTGCGGCAACGCTACGACCTGGAGATCGTGTTCCGGCCGGTCTATCCGCTCGCGGTGCGCAAGGCGGACTTCTTCACCAGCGTCAATCCGGCCTGGGTGAAATACGTCCAGCGCGATGCGCCGAGGCTGGCCGAATTTCTGGGTCTGCCGTTTCGCTGGCCCAAGCCCGACCCCATCGTGCAGGACATGGCGACGCTGAAGATCGCCGAGGGCCAGCCCTATATCCGCCGCCTGACCCGCATGGGCCAGGCGGCCGCAGACAGCGGCCGCGGCATCGAGTTCGCCTATGAAGTTTCGGCGCTACTGTGGGGCGGCACGCGAGGCTGGAACGAGGGCGATCACCTGCGGGACGCGGTCCTGCGCGCCGGACTGGCGATCGAGGAACTGGACGCGGCGATCGATGCCGACCCCGAGGGCTACGATACGCGAATCGCCGCCAACCAGAATGCGCTCGAGGCGGCCGGGCACTGGGGCGTGCCGACCATGGTGTTCGAGGGCGAGCCGTTCTTCGGACAGGACAGGATTGATCTTCTGGTCTGGCGGCTGAAGCAGCGCGGCCTCGCCGTCCGCAACTGA
- a CDS encoding malonyl-CoA decarboxylase produces MSSDPLKLPPPQRETFLNRALDRVRRAWNDVRDGAVAIAAGGDIGADLPAAKLEAVRRQIADCIAGPGGEFAARARAAGLGRLYLSFDDTGRRRFLTLLAERFATDADALTVGVTAWREAGTVEARVKAERLIKDALTPPRLRLLRQFNALPQGVKFLVDLRADLLTLRDMSPQLAALDDDLRELLVSWFDLGFLDLRQITWQSPAALLEKLIAYEAVHEIKSWEDMRNRLESDRRCFALFHPRMPDEPLAFVEVALVKGLAGDVQALLDRDAPTGDPKAADTAIFYSISNTQKGLQGVSFGEHLIKKAAEALAHDMPALKQFATLSPVPGFRRWLDKAAATHAGAIFQPGDAERYRGLASLAHGDVAEDPEIRDFIHRMAGWYFAQRTRRNQPIDPVARFHLRNGARLERLNWPADRSANGWRQSYGLMVNYLYNLNRVETNHESYIRDGTVVVSRPLRELTQRTRTLEP; encoded by the coding sequence ATGAGCAGCGATCCACTCAAGCTGCCGCCGCCGCAGCGTGAAACATTCCTCAACCGGGCGCTCGACCGGGTGCGCCGCGCCTGGAACGACGTGCGAGACGGCGCGGTCGCCATCGCCGCCGGCGGCGACATCGGCGCCGACCTTCCCGCTGCCAAGCTCGAGGCCGTGCGCCGCCAGATCGCCGACTGCATCGCCGGCCCCGGCGGCGAATTCGCCGCCCGCGCCCGCGCTGCCGGATTGGGCCGGCTTTACCTCTCGTTCGACGACACCGGGCGCCGGCGCTTCCTCACCCTGCTTGCCGAACGCTTCGCCACAGACGCCGACGCGCTGACCGTCGGCGTCACCGCATGGCGCGAGGCCGGCACCGTCGAGGCGCGGGTCAAGGCCGAGCGCCTGATCAAGGATGCACTGACCCCGCCCCGCCTGCGGCTGCTGCGCCAGTTCAACGCCCTGCCGCAGGGCGTCAAGTTCCTGGTCGACCTGCGCGCCGACCTGCTGACGCTGCGCGACATGTCGCCACAACTGGCGGCGCTGGACGACGATCTGCGTGAGTTGCTGGTGTCGTGGTTCGACCTGGGCTTCCTCGACCTGCGGCAGATCACCTGGCAATCGCCCGCGGCGCTGCTGGAAAAGCTGATCGCCTATGAGGCTGTCCACGAGATCAAGTCGTGGGAAGACATGCGCAACCGGCTTGAATCAGACCGGCGCTGTTTCGCCCTGTTCCATCCGCGCATGCCCGACGAGCCGCTGGCCTTCGTCGAGGTGGCGCTGGTCAAGGGACTGGCGGGCGATGTCCAGGCGCTGCTCGACCGCGACGCCCCGACGGGCGACCCGAAGGCCGCCGATACCGCCATCTTCTATTCGATCTCCAATACCCAGAAGGGTTTGCAGGGCGTCAGCTTCGGCGAACACCTGATCAAGAAGGCGGCCGAGGCGCTGGCCCATGACATGCCCGCGCTGAAGCAGTTCGCCACCCTGTCGCCGGTACCCGGCTTCCGCCGCTGGCTGGACAAGGCCGCCGCCACGCATGCCGGCGCGATCTTCCAGCCGGGAGACGCCGAGCGCTATCGGGGCCTGGCGTCGCTGGCTCATGGCGACGTGGCAGAAGACCCGGAAATCCGCGATTTTATCCATCGCATGGCCGGCTGGTATTTCGCCCAGCGCACCCGCCGGAATCAGCCGATCGATCCGGTTGCCCGCTTCCACCTGCGCAATGGGGCGCGGCTCGAGCGGCTCAACTGGCCGGCCGACCGTTCGGCCAACGGCTGGCGCCAATCCTATGGGCTGATGGTCAATTATCTCTACAACCTCAATCGCGTGGAAACCAATCATGAGAGCTACATACGCGACGGAACTGTGGTAGTGTCCCGTCCGTTGAGGGAACTGACACAGCGAACGCGTACCCTTGAACCATAG
- the yidC gene encoding membrane protein insertase YidC, with protein sequence MQSEDTRNLVLAVVIILAMMIGYQLLIAKHVAPQPDTRAQQNVATGADSASAPAIAGPDLGAAPAAVPEDRTAVLARGDRVTIKSPRLNGSVRLEGGRLDDLTLVGYRQTIKKDSPDVVLLAPAGTAAPYYVDFGWQNVQGGSVAVPDATTVWQAGGDVLSPGKPLTLTWDNGQGLVFSRIYTVDDNYMISVTDTVENTTGAAVSLQPYGAINRVGIPETVKSAIVHEGFLGVFHETLEHESYDDLKEDAQEGKLKDDRQAFRKASTGGWLGITDKYWLVAYVPDQKQTFNGWFDYRNAGGRDVFRSLHTGAQTVVPAGGSASTAGRLFAGAKETKLIDAYEEQYGIVMFDRAIDWGWFYFLARPVFWLLELLKGWVGNFGLAILAITVVIKLAFFQLANKSYIAMGKMRKLAPKMTAIRERLKDDPVKQREEVMKLYQTEKVNPVAGCLPILVQIPVFIALYQVLMVSIEMRHAPFYGWVHDLSGQDPLLITNLFGLIPWQPPSFLAIGLWAAIMGVTMYVQQQLNPPPPDPIQAKVFQFLPLIFIFLFASFPVGLVIYWTWNNLLTIAQQWVIMKRHGAFEEST encoded by the coding sequence ATGCAGTCCGAAGACACCAGGAACCTCGTGCTGGCCGTCGTCATCATCCTGGCGATGATGATCGGCTATCAACTGCTGATCGCCAAGCACGTGGCCCCGCAGCCCGACACCCGCGCGCAGCAGAATGTCGCCACCGGCGCCGATTCGGCGTCCGCTCCCGCCATCGCCGGCCCCGATCTGGGTGCCGCACCGGCGGCAGTGCCCGAGGACAGGACAGCGGTGCTGGCCCGGGGCGACCGCGTCACCATCAAGTCGCCGCGCCTGAACGGCTCGGTGCGGCTGGAAGGCGGGCGCCTCGACGACCTGACGCTGGTGGGTTACCGCCAGACCATCAAGAAGGATTCGCCCGACGTCGTCCTGCTCGCGCCTGCCGGCACGGCGGCGCCGTATTACGTGGATTTCGGCTGGCAGAACGTGCAGGGCGGCAGTGTGGCCGTGCCGGATGCAACCACCGTCTGGCAAGCCGGCGGCGATGTGCTGTCGCCCGGCAAGCCGCTGACCCTGACCTGGGATAACGGCCAGGGCCTGGTGTTCAGCCGCATCTACACCGTTGACGATAATTACATGATCTCGGTCACCGACACGGTCGAGAACACCACCGGCGCGGCGGTCTCGCTGCAGCCCTACGGCGCCATCAACCGGGTCGGGATTCCGGAGACCGTCAAATCGGCCATCGTGCACGAGGGTTTCCTGGGCGTGTTCCACGAAACGCTGGAGCATGAAAGCTACGACGACCTCAAGGAAGACGCCCAGGAAGGCAAGCTCAAGGACGACCGGCAGGCCTTCCGCAAGGCGAGCACCGGTGGCTGGCTGGGCATCACCGACAAATACTGGCTGGTGGCCTATGTGCCCGACCAGAAGCAGACATTCAACGGCTGGTTCGACTACCGCAATGCGGGCGGCCGCGACGTCTTCCGCTCGCTCCATACCGGCGCGCAGACCGTCGTTCCTGCGGGCGGCTCGGCCTCGACGGCGGGCCGCCTGTTCGCCGGCGCCAAGGAAACCAAGCTGATCGACGCCTACGAGGAACAATATGGCATCGTGATGTTCGACCGGGCCATCGACTGGGGCTGGTTCTACTTCCTCGCCCGTCCGGTGTTCTGGCTGCTGGAGCTGCTGAAGGGCTGGGTGGGCAATTTCGGCCTCGCCATCCTGGCGATCACCGTGGTCATCAAGCTGGCGTTCTTCCAGCTCGCCAACAAGTCCTACATCGCCATGGGCAAGATGCGCAAACTGGCACCGAAGATGACGGCGATCCGCGAGCGCCTCAAGGACGACCCGGTGAAGCAGCGCGAAGAGGTGATGAAGCTGTACCAGACCGAGAAGGTCAATCCGGTCGCCGGCTGCCTGCCGATCCTGGTGCAGATCCCCGTGTTCATCGCGCTCTATCAGGTGCTGATGGTGTCCATCGAGATGCGCCACGCGCCGTTCTATGGCTGGGTCCACGATCTGTCCGGCCAGGATCCGCTGCTGATCACCAACCTGTTCGGCCTGATTCCGTGGCAGCCGCCGTCGTTCCTCGCCATCGGCCTGTGGGCGGCGATCATGGGCGTGACCATGTATGTGCAGCAGCAGCTGAACCCGCCGCCGCCGGACCCGATCCAGGCCAAGGTGTTCCAGTTCCTGCCGCTGATCTTCATCTTCCTGTTCGCCAGCTTCCCGGTGGGTCTGGTGATCTACTGGACGTGGAACAACCTGCTGACCATCGCCCAGCAATGGGTGATCATGAAGCGGCACGGCGCGTTCGAAGAATCCACGTGA
- a CDS encoding HAMP domain-containing sensor histidine kinase, which yields MVHSLSARLLVLTVLFVAFVDAVIVVASVADFRRDWLDDRLWESQIASLAVAAASTSALQREALATAMIVSVRYERGDGRVLVLGNEPEGPLGAYYDLRASSRLDLVRDGLATYFGGSKGLVRTTGPARNGPGFVTSVFDEAPLAAALAVHVRHLLLLSLLVSAFMVALVYFTLLRVLVRPLQGLASHVAEFSAAPEDVRRVIGESRRRDEIGTLQRSLRAMEEQIRHALAQRQGLATLGEAVAKVNHDLRNILATARLVSDRLSHNEDPGVRTISVTLMRAIDRAIELCTDTLRFGRPQELVPRPVRFALQPLAEEVGRSVGLSEDSNPMFLNHVSPHMEVDGDPEHLFRALQNLMRNSVEAIGDGFGEIAIRCYDMGAESVIEVTDTGPGLSEHARENLFKPFKGSTHAHGAGLGLVNVQEIAHAHGGEVRLAKSDSGGTIFRLHLPLRSDVALRRATG from the coding sequence ATGGTCCATAGCCTGTCGGCACGGCTGCTGGTGTTGACTGTTCTGTTCGTAGCATTTGTCGATGCGGTCATCGTTGTCGCGTCGGTCGCTGACTTTCGCCGCGACTGGCTGGACGACCGGCTGTGGGAATCGCAGATCGCCAGCCTTGCGGTCGCGGCGGCCTCGACCTCGGCGCTGCAACGGGAAGCGCTCGCCACCGCCATGATCGTGAGCGTCAGATACGAGCGCGGCGACGGCCGCGTGCTGGTACTGGGCAACGAGCCGGAAGGTCCGCTGGGCGCCTATTACGACCTGCGCGCGTCCTCCCGGCTGGATCTGGTCCGGGACGGCTTGGCGACATATTTCGGCGGCAGCAAGGGCCTGGTCCGGACCACCGGGCCGGCCAGGAACGGGCCCGGCTTCGTCACCAGCGTTTTCGACGAGGCCCCGCTGGCGGCGGCGCTTGCCGTCCATGTCCGCCACCTGCTGCTGCTGTCGTTGCTGGTGTCGGCCTTCATGGTGGCGCTGGTCTATTTCACCCTGTTGCGCGTGCTCGTGCGGCCGCTCCAGGGCCTGGCGTCCCATGTGGCGGAGTTCAGCGCGGCGCCGGAGGACGTACGCCGCGTCATCGGGGAATCGCGTCGCCGGGACGAAATCGGCACGCTGCAGCGAAGCCTGCGCGCCATGGAAGAGCAGATTCGCCATGCGCTGGCGCAGCGGCAAGGCCTGGCCACGCTGGGTGAAGCCGTGGCCAAGGTGAATCACGACCTGCGCAATATCCTGGCCACCGCGCGTCTGGTGTCCGACCGGCTGTCGCACAACGAAGACCCTGGCGTGCGCACCATCTCGGTGACGTTGATGCGCGCCATCGACCGCGCCATCGAACTCTGTACCGACACGCTCAGATTCGGCCGGCCGCAGGAACTCGTGCCGCGCCCGGTGCGGTTCGCCCTGCAACCGCTGGCCGAGGAGGTCGGCCGGTCGGTGGGGCTGTCCGAGGATTCGAATCCCATGTTCCTCAACCATGTCAGCCCGCACATGGAGGTGGATGGCGACCCCGAGCATCTGTTCCGTGCGCTGCAGAACCTGATGCGCAATTCCGTCGAGGCCATCGGCGACGGATTCGGCGAGATCGCCATCCGCTGCTACGACATGGGCGCCGAATCGGTCATCGAAGTCACCGATACCGGGCCGGGTCTGTCCGAGCACGCCCGCGAGAACCTGTTCAAACCTTTCAAGGGCAGCACCCACGCCCACGGCGCCGGGCTTGGCCTTGTCAACGTCCAGGAGATCGCCCACGCGCATGGCGGCGAGGTCCGGCTGGCCAAGTCCGATTCCGGCGGCACCATCTTCCGGCTGCATCTGCCGCTGCGCTCCGACGTTGCGCTGCGCCGTGCGACGGGCTGA
- a CDS encoding peroxiredoxin-like family protein, with protein sequence MSLDEQLESIRARAASLPEERRAIMAAATRELIASGIADSALKVGDTVPDFELPNHRGATVKFADLVAQGPVVISFYRGGWCPYCNLEMRALQEKLPEITDLGARLVAVSPELPDTAMSTAEKNAISFDVLSDTGNKVAAAFGLVFTLTPALQDLYRSFGLDLAQFNGDDSMTLPIPATYVVDADRRVLHAFVDPDYTRRLEPDAVVGALRSPS encoded by the coding sequence ATGAGCCTGGATGAACAACTGGAATCGATACGCGCCCGCGCGGCCTCGCTGCCCGAGGAGCGGCGCGCCATCATGGCGGCGGCAACCCGCGAGCTGATCGCGTCGGGCATCGCCGACAGCGCGCTCAAGGTGGGCGATACCGTGCCCGATTTCGAGCTGCCCAATCACCGGGGCGCTACCGTGAAATTTGCCGACCTGGTCGCGCAGGGGCCGGTGGTGATCAGCTTCTACCGGGGCGGCTGGTGCCCTTATTGCAACCTGGAAATGCGCGCCCTGCAGGAAAAGCTGCCCGAGATCACCGATCTGGGCGCCCGCCTTGTCGCCGTCTCGCCGGAATTGCCGGACACCGCCATGAGCACGGCCGAGAAGAACGCGATCAGCTTCGACGTGCTCAGCGACACCGGCAACAAGGTGGCGGCGGCTTTCGGCCTGGTATTCACGCTGACGCCGGCGCTGCAGGACCTCTACCGGTCGTTCGGGCTCGACCTGGCGCAGTTCAACGGCGACGACAGCATGACACTGCCGATACCCGCCACCTATGTGGTCGATGCCGACCGCCGGGTGCTCCACGCCTTCGTCGATCCCGACTATACCAGGCGGCTTGAGCCGGACGCCGTCGTGGGCGCGCTGCGGTCGCCCTCATGA
- the parA gene encoding ParA family partition ATPase produces the protein MAAKTIAIAQQKGGAGKTTLAAHLGVALAGMGKTVALFDVDPQKSLTAWFEMREQLHGKREAIGFSSFEGWKASNEISRAKGTADIILIDSPPHAETAARLAIREADLVVVPVQLSPMDVWAMRATLQMAEREKARVLLVLNRVPPRGRMADEMRIRLHQDKLPVAGTSLGNRMAFAASLLDGQGVTESQPSSVAASEIRSLAQEILQAL, from the coding sequence ATGGCCGCCAAGACAATTGCCATTGCCCAGCAAAAGGGCGGTGCCGGCAAGACCACGCTGGCCGCGCATCTTGGCGTGGCGCTCGCCGGCATGGGCAAGACGGTGGCGTTGTTCGACGTCGATCCGCAAAAGAGTCTGACCGCCTGGTTCGAGATGCGCGAGCAGCTTCACGGCAAGCGGGAAGCGATCGGTTTCTCGAGTTTCGAGGGATGGAAGGCATCGAACGAAATCTCCCGTGCCAAGGGCACCGCCGACATCATCCTGATCGACAGCCCACCTCATGCCGAAACCGCGGCGCGGCTCGCGATCCGCGAGGCCGACCTGGTCGTGGTCCCGGTGCAACTCAGTCCCATGGATGTCTGGGCGATGCGCGCCACCCTGCAAATGGCCGAGCGCGAGAAGGCCAGGGTGCTGCTGGTGCTCAACCGGGTGCCGCCGCGCGGCAGGATGGCCGACGAAATGCGCATCCGGCTTCACCAGGACAAACTGCCGGTCGCCGGCACCAGCCTGGGCAACCGCATGGCGTTCGCCGCCAGCCTGCTGGACGGCCAGGGCGTTACCGAATCGCAGCCCTCCAGCGTCGCCGCCAGCGAGATCAGGTCGCTGGCGCAAGAGATCCTGCAGGCCCTGTAG